A window of the Desulforapulum autotrophicum HRM2 genome harbors these coding sequences:
- a CDS encoding GspE/PulE family protein, translating into MDNKDTGKQVSDQILAAFVKTGILSPVKAKTALRVKSKLSPGKTIVDVVKDLKYATSEQLKEVFRSSHLSLRIGDILVEFGYLTPERLRSALDIQKTDIKKQLGQIIIEHQFMSESDFLDALSVQLGFPYVNLSVEDLDTELLNQAPIQWCRSNHFLPVRSKEDKVIVAFADPFDKASIDSARKLYGENLIIAISSPGSIEKYLDQLIEGKTKSRPVIDENTAIGIVNTIISAAIQQGASDIHMEPMKNKLQVKFRIDGILVIYKEFPRDVMAMVTARIKVMSKANIAEKRRHQDGRMSFEDRGNTYDLRVSIYVAIFGEKIVLRVLNRIDQIIHIEDIGMQPKMLECYLRDVLSVPSGVLIITGPTGSGKTTTLYSCLNYIKKPELSIITAEDPVEYVMEGITQCSIDPNINLTYEETLRHVVRQDPDIIVIGEIRDNYSADVAVHAALTGHKVLTSFHTEDSISGLIRLMNMEIEAFLISSTVVCVLSQRLLRKVCRHCAQPYKPSSLELKLLGYAPQDIARYKFMKGTGCPACNYTGYKGRIPVFEMLVLNEYVREAILNHKSSYEIRKISIDTTNLVTLMEDAVSKAVVGITTLDEIFRCVPRLILPRPVPEINRLLGV; encoded by the coding sequence ATGGACAATAAGGATACTGGAAAACAGGTATCAGATCAAATATTAGCGGCCTTTGTAAAGACCGGTATTTTAAGCCCTGTAAAGGCTAAGACCGCCCTGCGGGTAAAATCCAAGCTGTCTCCGGGAAAAACCATTGTTGATGTTGTTAAGGATCTTAAATATGCGACTTCTGAACAGCTCAAAGAGGTTTTTCGATCAAGCCACCTCTCCCTGAGGATCGGGGATATCCTTGTGGAATTCGGGTATCTTACTCCTGAAAGACTTCGTTCTGCCCTGGATATTCAGAAAACTGACATCAAAAAGCAGCTTGGCCAGATTATCATTGAGCATCAATTCATGAGCGAGAGCGATTTTCTTGATGCTTTATCCGTCCAACTGGGATTTCCCTACGTCAATCTTTCGGTTGAAGACCTTGATACGGAACTTCTCAACCAGGCACCCATACAATGGTGCAGGTCCAATCATTTTTTGCCCGTGCGCAGCAAAGAGGATAAAGTGATTGTGGCATTTGCCGATCCCTTTGACAAGGCATCCATTGATAGCGCCAGGAAATTGTACGGAGAGAACCTGATTATTGCCATTTCCTCCCCAGGCTCCATTGAAAAATATCTGGATCAATTAATAGAGGGAAAAACAAAATCCAGGCCTGTAATTGATGAAAATACAGCCATTGGTATCGTGAACACCATCATCAGCGCCGCCATTCAGCAGGGGGCCAGCGATATACATATGGAGCCCATGAAGAACAAGCTCCAGGTAAAATTCAGAATAGACGGTATTCTGGTGATCTACAAGGAGTTTCCCCGGGATGTTATGGCCATGGTTACGGCACGCATAAAGGTGATGAGCAAAGCAAATATTGCTGAAAAAAGACGTCACCAGGATGGCCGGATGTCCTTTGAAGACCGGGGAAACACCTATGATCTCCGGGTTTCCATCTATGTGGCCATATTTGGTGAAAAAATTGTCCTGAGGGTTCTGAACCGGATTGATCAGATCATTCACATTGAGGACATCGGTATGCAGCCCAAAATGCTGGAGTGCTACCTGCGGGATGTTCTGAGTGTACCCAGCGGTGTCCTGATTATTACCGGCCCCACAGGATCTGGAAAAACAACCACCCTGTACTCTTGTCTCAATTATATTAAAAAACCGGAATTGAGCATTATCACAGCGGAAGACCCCGTGGAATATGTGATGGAGGGCATTACCCAGTGTTCCATTGACCCCAATATCAACCTGACCTATGAAGAGACCCTTCGCCACGTGGTGCGCCAAGACCCGGATATCATCGTAATCGGTGAAATCAGGGACAACTATTCTGCTGATGTGGCTGTCCATGCCGCCCTTACCGGGCATAAGGTTCTGACCTCATTTCATACTGAAGACAGTATAAGTGGGCTTATCCGGTTGATGAATATGGAGATTGAAGCGTTTTTGATCTCATCAACCGTGGTGTGCGTCCTGTCCCAGAGGCTATTGCGAAAAGTGTGCAGGCATTGCGCACAGCCCTATAAACCATCTTCCCTGGAACTTAAGCTTCTGGGGTATGCTCCCCAGGACATTGCCCGGTATAAATTCATGAAAGGCACTGGATGCCCGGCCTGTAATTACACCGGATATAAGGGCAGGATCCCTGTCTTTGAAATGCTGGTTCTCAACGAGTATGTCAGGGAAGCAATTCTCAACCATAAGTCCAGTTATGAAATCAGGAAAATAAGTATTGATACCACAAATCTTGTCACATTAATGGAAGATGCCGTTTCCAAAGCAGTTGTAGGAATAACCACCCTGGATGAAATTTTCAGGTGCGTGCCAAGGTTGATCTTGCCAAGACCGGTCCCGGAAATAAATCGTTTGTTAGGAGTGTAG
- a CDS encoding HDOD domain-containing protein, with translation MNKELKIIDIVQQYIASENSFPVLNPQAIKLQNEIIKNDPDFDAVKKLIRTDPTLTSEILKIANSPFYKGLGEVETIRDALVRLGQNELINIVMRVIHKQNFSSANPMIKEFQKRLWNHSVACAIGTLWTTRYLKMEDLIPKAFISGLLHDMGKLCLLSALEKMLVTEISGFNPTPNLVDKILDNLHTQQGYELLTRWHLPAQYCDIAKEHHNEEYDSSDILLTIVRLVNMVCNKMEKNDPDQDLTFIIGSKEADILGISETGVALLEIALEDAQGKQ, from the coding sequence ATGAACAAGGAACTAAAAATAATAGATATCGTTCAGCAGTATATTGCCAGTGAAAATTCTTTCCCCGTATTAAACCCCCAGGCCATTAAACTCCAAAATGAAATCATAAAAAACGACCCTGATTTTGATGCTGTAAAAAAACTTATCCGCACAGATCCGACCCTGACCAGTGAAATTTTAAAGATTGCAAACTCACCCTTTTACAAAGGACTGGGTGAGGTAGAAACGATCCGGGATGCCCTGGTAAGGCTGGGACAGAATGAACTGATAAATATTGTCATGCGGGTGATCCATAAACAGAACTTTTCATCTGCTAATCCCATGATCAAGGAATTCCAGAAGCGGCTGTGGAATCATTCTGTGGCCTGTGCCATTGGAACCCTGTGGACAACCCGATATCTTAAAATGGAAGATCTTATTCCCAAAGCCTTTATCTCTGGCCTGCTCCATGACATGGGAAAGCTGTGTCTTCTTTCAGCCTTGGAAAAAATGCTTGTTACAGAGATTTCGGGATTCAATCCCACCCCAAATCTTGTGGATAAAATCCTGGACAATCTCCATACCCAGCAGGGATATGAATTGTTAACCAGGTGGCATCTGCCAGCCCAGTATTGCGATATTGCAAAGGAGCACCATAACGAGGAATATGATTCTTCTGATATTCTCCTGACCATTGTCAGACTGGTAAATATGGTCTGTAATAAAATGGAAAAAAATGACCCTGACCAGGACCTGACATTTATTATCGGCTCAAAAGAGGCGGATATACTGGGCATCTCTGAAACAGGGGTTGCTCTGCTTGAAATCGCCCTGGAAGATGCCCAAGGAAAGCAATAA
- a CDS encoding PPC domain-containing DNA-binding protein, producing MEQIALRLHPGQDLKREIDRLMEARQIKAACILTCVGSLTRAVLRFANQKNSEILTGHFEIVSLTGVLSDKGSHCHMAVSDEQGTTLGAHLMEGCKIYTTAEIVIGILPDCSFLRTFDPQTGYPELEIVKGE from the coding sequence ATGGAACAGATCGCCCTTCGCTTGCATCCCGGTCAGGATCTTAAACGAGAGATTGATCGGCTTATGGAAGCCAGACAAATTAAAGCGGCATGTATATTAACCTGCGTTGGCAGTTTAACCCGGGCGGTGCTGCGTTTTGCCAACCAGAAAAATTCTGAAATCCTTACCGGACATTTTGAAATCGTTTCCCTTACAGGCGTACTGTCGGACAAGGGCTCCCACTGCCACATGGCTGTTTCAGATGAACAAGGTACAACGTTGGGTGCCCACTTGATGGAAGGCTGCAAAATATATACGACGGCAGAGATTGTCATTGGCATTCTTCCCGATTGCAGCTTTCTTAGAACCTTTGATCCCCAGACCGGATATCCTGAGCTTGAAATTGTTAAAGGAGAATGA
- a CDS encoding ECF transporter S component has product MGFSENIKENFTTTVMVLMGAAIVINIAAGQLVSLLKLPIFLDSIGTVLVGIMAGPWAGGLTGLLTNLIWGMISSPVAAAFSPVAMAIGIAAGLCARYGLFRTWWLAILSGIIITVFNALVAVPIRLYMFGGITGSGADFVTSYMLALGNDLFGSVVVTVFTSNLIDKIVTAVLSWIIVNALPKRTADRLPQVNAVTPKN; this is encoded by the coding sequence ATGGGTTTTTCTGAAAATATTAAAGAAAATTTTACCACCACGGTTATGGTTCTCATGGGTGCGGCCATTGTTATCAATATTGCTGCCGGGCAATTGGTATCCCTGCTTAAACTTCCCATTTTTCTGGATTCCATAGGCACTGTTCTCGTGGGTATAATGGCCGGCCCCTGGGCAGGCGGTTTAACAGGATTGCTGACGAATCTTATCTGGGGAATGATCTCCTCGCCCGTGGCTGCAGCCTTTTCCCCCGTAGCCATGGCCATCGGCATCGCCGCCGGCCTATGCGCAAGATATGGACTCTTCAGGACCTGGTGGCTGGCAATCCTCAGCGGTATCATCATTACCGTTTTCAATGCCCTGGTTGCTGTGCCGATCAGACTGTATATGTTTGGCGGAATTACCGGTTCTGGTGCTGATTTTGTCACTTCCTATATGCTTGCCCTGGGTAACGATCTGTTTGGGTCCGTGGTTGTCACTGTTTTTACCTCCAATCTTATTGATAAAATCGTAACGGCTGTATTGTCCTGGATAATTGTCAATGCATTGCCAAAAAGAACTGCAGACCGTTTGCCACAAGTCAATGCAGTCACGCCCAAAAATTAA
- a CDS encoding energy-coupling factor transporter transmembrane component T family protein, giving the protein MRPRTSFPTLFIDGNSWLHQTHPFNKLGYMLLTGVSVYLLPGGWLTNVALLLINLGFSLSAGIFKTSWKVVWKTMLPLAFFMVLIHGVLYPENHTILLDLQWFNFYQEGLVFAVNTILRLVILLTASLLFVLTTHPADLISTLSQTAGSPTLAYLIGSPLLLLPAMGERIVAIQSAQRSRGLDTEGNLLKRFLGLPPLFIPLVIGSLMEVEQRSVALELRGFKSKNPKTHVRTISDSMLQRRMRWLMLILTICIIIYGVVG; this is encoded by the coding sequence ATGCGACCCCGTACATCCTTTCCCACACTTTTTATTGATGGGAATTCATGGCTTCACCAAACCCACCCGTTTAATAAACTAGGCTATATGCTTTTAACCGGGGTCTCTGTTTATTTACTTCCCGGGGGATGGTTGACGAATGTTGCCTTGCTGTTGATCAACCTGGGCTTTTCGTTAAGTGCCGGGATATTCAAGACGTCCTGGAAAGTTGTCTGGAAAACCATGCTGCCCCTGGCCTTTTTCATGGTATTGATCCACGGGGTTCTTTATCCAGAAAACCATACCATACTCCTTGACCTTCAATGGTTCAATTTCTACCAGGAAGGATTGGTGTTCGCAGTTAACACAATTTTAAGATTAGTGATTCTATTGACGGCTTCGCTGCTTTTTGTTCTCACAACCCACCCGGCAGATTTGATCAGCACCCTATCCCAGACAGCCGGGTCACCCACCCTTGCCTATCTGATCGGCAGCCCGCTGCTTTTACTTCCAGCCATGGGTGAACGTATTGTGGCAATTCAATCTGCCCAGCGGTCAAGGGGACTTGACACAGAGGGAAATCTTCTCAAACGCTTTTTGGGATTGCCACCACTTTTTATCCCCCTGGTTATCGGATCACTCATGGAAGTGGAACAGCGATCCGTTGCCCTTGAATTACGTGGATTTAAGTCAAAAAACCCAAAAACCCATGTCAGAACGATTTCCGATTCAATGCTGCAAAGACGAATGAGATGGCTGATGCTGATCCTTACAATATGCATTATCATTTATGGGGTAGTCGGGTGA
- a CDS encoding energy-coupling factor ABC transporter ATP-binding protein: MTQSGIEIENLSYHYPGTANASLKNVSLKISNGEFAAIIGGNNSGKSTLCHAISGIVPHLYHGRIQGRIRVNGTDISTMDMGEIAQDVGMVMQIPRNQLSGFCYTVFEEVALGLENQGLQKEKIIHRVQRVLGMTGLEDLAQRSPHQLSGGQQQRLILAVAIALEPSFLVLDEPTTFLDPMGAKEVFNLLHKLNKKGTTIIIAEQRLEFIAEYAGRVIVLKDGATVLDGSAQEILTSPVLKEVNMEWTRFTRVAALARTKGLWTAGEPLSASFSTTIKGLTKK; encoded by the coding sequence GTGACACAGTCCGGAATCGAGATTGAAAATCTAAGCTATCACTACCCCGGAACGGCCAATGCCTCACTGAAAAATGTGTCCCTTAAAATTTCAAACGGAGAATTTGCTGCCATCATCGGTGGAAACAATTCAGGAAAATCCACCCTTTGCCATGCCATTTCGGGCATTGTTCCCCATTTATATCACGGCAGGATACAGGGGAGAATCAGGGTAAACGGGACAGATATCTCCACCATGGACATGGGTGAGATCGCCCAGGATGTCGGGATGGTCATGCAGATACCCAGGAATCAATTATCCGGTTTTTGTTATACGGTATTTGAGGAAGTGGCCTTGGGTCTTGAAAATCAAGGGTTGCAAAAGGAGAAAATCATACACCGGGTTCAACGAGTCCTGGGGATGACAGGCCTTGAAGATTTAGCCCAAAGATCACCCCATCAACTATCCGGTGGCCAGCAGCAGCGGTTGATTTTAGCCGTTGCCATTGCGCTAGAACCCTCCTTTCTGGTGCTGGATGAACCCACCACCTTCCTGGACCCCATGGGAGCAAAAGAGGTATTTAACCTCCTGCACAAACTCAACAAAAAAGGCACAACCATTATCATTGCAGAGCAACGACTGGAGTTCATAGCAGAATATGCAGGCCGGGTCATCGTTCTCAAAGACGGGGCAACGGTTTTGGACGGCAGCGCCCAGGAGATATTGACCTCACCGGTCTTAAAAGAGGTAAATATGGAATGGACACGGTTTACACGGGTGGCAGCACTGGCCCGAACAAAAGGCCTTTGGACTGCTGGCGAACCCTTATCCGCATCGTTTTCCACCACGATCAAGGGACTAACAAAAAAATGA